Within the Pradoshia eiseniae genome, the region ATTTTGTTATCATAAGAGGCTTTTTGATTTTGGTCATCAAAAAATCCTTTTAATCGGAGCTGCCCGTAGCCCCAATCCCCTAAAATATAATCATAACGGTTCAATATTTCACTGAAACGGCTTTTAAAGGCTTCTTCATTAAACCCATCTCC harbors:
- a CDS encoding YutD family protein translates to MISINNSQYEILEERGDGFNEEAFKSRFSEILNRYDYILGDWGYGQLRLKGFFDDQNQKASYDNKISTIKEYLYEYCNFGCSYFILRKTKK